In one window of Henckelia pumila isolate YLH828 chromosome 1, ASM3356847v2, whole genome shotgun sequence DNA:
- the LOC140875760 gene encoding uncharacterized protein, which translates to MFHPRTHDPQSHSDLVSEKFTEDVRKSSPDDHGNQINTCREKTAMFRPQNHQESMEADDSGVCSPPLWKNNPSPPKSPSEPLLGDNYYRSLSPNSRTQAIVRGQWELMEMVKNMPESSYELTLRDLVENPSTDQTETTSPKLEKSSVASQQRGDMTMMKVKKQGSYKKPEKQHVMRSGSFDNNKGLFLNMVFPFSFKSKKKKGFASNNSGKVSPKPETVKGVAEKDWWKKRFTGSSDSDSSRTSNNSGSSSGSGSGSSGSSGGRRSKNTRTRNGFLCGCWPCFFNGKREKNL; encoded by the coding sequence ATGTTCCATCCAAGAACACACGATCCCCAAAGCCACAGCGATCTAGTCTCAGAGAAATTCACAGAAGATGTCAGAAAATCATCTCCAGATGATCACGGCAATCAAATCAACACGTGCCGCGAAAAAACAGCCATGTTCCGACcccaaaatcatcaagaatccaTGGAAGCCGATGATTCAGGTGTTTGCTCCCCACCCTTGTGGAAGAACAATCCAAGTCCACCGAAAAGTCCCTCGGAACCCCTTTTAGGAGACAATTATTACAGGTCTCTGTCTCCGAATTCAAGAACACAAGCCATCGTGAGGGGGCAGTGGGAGCTCATGGAAATGGTGAAGAACATGCCCGAATCATCCTACGAACTCACCTTGAGAGACCTCGTCGAGAATCCCTCCACGGATCAGACCGAAACAACGTCTCCGAAGCTCGAAAAATCGTCGGTAGCTTCGCAGCAAAGGGGAGATATGACGATGATGAAGGTGAAGAAACAGGGGAGTTACAAGAAACCGGAGAAGCAGCATGTGATGAGAAGCGGGAGTTTTGACAACAACAAGGGGCTGTTTCTGAACATGgtgtttcctttttctttcaAGTCCAAGAAAAAGAAGGGCTTTGCGAGTAATAACAGCGGAAAAGTTTCTCCCAAGCCCGAGACAGTAAAGGGTGTCGCTGAAAAAGATTGGTGGAAGAAGAGATTTACGGGCTCGAGCGATAGTGATAGTAGCAGAACTAGTAATAATAGCGGCAGCAGCAGCGGCAGCGGAAGCGGAAGCAGCGGCAGTAGTGGTGGCCGGAGGTCCAAGAATACTAG